One Lepisosteus oculatus isolate fLepOcu1 chromosome 27, fLepOcu1.hap2, whole genome shotgun sequence genomic window, agacatcatgcctagtcccagtaccaaagaaagggtgcccctctgtcctcaatgactacagaccagtagagctgacttctcacgtcatgaagacactgagAGGCTGGTCTTGTCCCACCTGAGATCCCTGGTCagttcatcactggacaccctacagttcgcctaccagcccagttttGGTGTGGAGGTTgcaatcatctacatgctgctaagggcctactcacacctggacaaggcTGGCAGCACTgtaaggattatttttttttacttctccagtgccttcaatactatccagcccttacttctaaggaggaagctggaggagatacaAGTCGGTGCCTCCATGATcttgtggatcactgactatctgacaggcagaccacagtctgtgagacttcagaactgtgtgtctgaacaggtagtaagtaacacaggggctcctcagagacagttctttctccgttccgcttcaccctctatactttggactttaaatacaactcagagtcatgccacctgcagatgTTCTCAGATGTGCTGCAATTGTGTAATTGTGGGGTAGGCATCCTCTCATAAgacaccaataaatgtaggggttttgtgcatttactgggacaattattaattgtagcattaagtcacaaaatgattctttgatggctattataAGACCGACCCAGAGGGAtactcagcaacgcacacacggatactaatacaccacaatacatttattaatacataaaatgtgcatataaacataacagatcttattgtgaggtttcgcagaatacaaaaggtatatattcagtcatgaagagttacaaaccaagagggatatacgttcagtatatcattcatttagaccgttttgtaaatgaacttggattacaacttctacactaaatactcaaaagcaagtacatcactcataggaattaaattgatataatctcaggttgaggtaacaattgaattctggagctgtaatgcagaatattgaatactcatccaatctgtgtggattcagatctcccgcggacacaaacagctgcaggcttgttgctgtgtccaatcggcgttctctggctcggtgccaggcagtgctggttcaGCGAGAGAAAAgtgggagagatttctgctgcggtgttctgctgatgctctctgaagaccggctagttagtgttggctgaaactagcagagtttgtccacaggagaaaagtgactgtgggtccaagcaggtcacactctttagacaggaagaagaccggttcgttcctgatgtagcGCAAGTCCTGATTCCacagattcagctgtccacagttctgaccgtagttcacttgttgaagTGACGTTCTGActctcggacacactggccgttacgagGTGTTacgagctgagtctgaggatgtccaggaggacctgagtctgagaatgtccggGAGGCGCCCCAAGGAAGCCCTGTGCTGCCtattttacctggaggaactacggtcgttcattggttgaaagttctgtgggcattcgagacccacgtgggctaaacctgccctaccagttcctgattggctgaggataggtaacaatgcactctgaccttagggttgtaaacaactttgaataagactctcccagacagtaaggcgcaaGAGATGACCTTTTAttagggttgctggagaatctcagctttgggagttgttccttatcaggacactctattggctagaaaaacaccttaaatgtgaactaactggaatggcctctctgtatccagcaccactgagatgaaggagagagggactggcaagggagcagcaaacttaattcctgtattttaataagccttgccgctacagtgggatgtatcaagaatgggcaggaggaagagtgCAGAGGAAgaggtcagcagctttgtggagtggtgtggggagaaccacctgcaattgaatgtaacaaagatgaaggaactggtggtagatttcaggaggaaaagcgTCAAACATACTCCTGTCTatatccatgggagtggcgtggagatggtggactcgtacaagtacctgtgAGTGCACATTGACGAtagaatggtctaagaacatcgaggccatctacaagaagggtcagagccgactttacttcttgaggaggctcaggtccttcaatgtatgtaggaagatgctacatatgttctatcagttggtggtggcgagcgccattttctacgcagtggtatgctgggaccctgggattagagcagtggattctaacaggctgaacaagctcatcaggagagcaagctctgtcattgggtctggcctggaccccctggaggtagtggccaagaggagaatggtgtccaaactagaggccatcatggacaacgtctcccatcccctctatgacatgcttgtgagattgaagagcacgttcagcaatagactgatcgaaccacggtgcgacagggagcgctacaggaggtcattcttgccttctgccataagactgtacaacgcatccactgtgtgtctgggcagaggcaacattgacagggacctgtttctggactgaacagtaaactgatacagctgttctttttctttttcccatttaaaaccgtttttgggcaatatatgccagggacctgtgcaatacatttatattcatatttatattgtgcaatttgtgtactgttctgttctttgtgtgtccgcactgtgagtaactcttcgtagtgcacttctcactgtactgattgtactgtatgtatagtattattattattgtatcattcgttacactgttgctgtgttgtatGTGTTAAGCTGCAATTTTTTAATCATTGACATAACTTTTTACATACATGTAaactactttgaaaagccaggaTGCCTTTCTAAATTGGCAGCAAACTGGTCCCTGTCTTGGAATTTTATCAAAGACGAGCCAGGAGAggtgttctcattcactcagtaatgcatttattcatattgcGCAATAGGGAAAAACAGCAACCACCAGTCTGTGCAGCAAGTGAGAGctgattttcaaagtaaaataggAAAAGGTCCCTTATTTTATACACTTAGCTGGTGCAACACCTCAACTTGTTTACTTCATTATGGTAGGTTGGTAAAACAAAGACAGGCGAGACAGTCATTTTCCAGTCCTTATAGGTCTTAGGCTTAGGACAGAGAAGACAGCTACGTGCAGTTACCCATCGCCTTTTTGCTGGGACAGAGATCAACATATTCTTAGAACATTCCATGGCCTTGACTCGGTGGGTacaatcacactttgttctaagaatccagctgcttttacaacacagctctgCCCGTAAACAGACATAtttaggataaaacactttttttcagtaactttccattacatCCCATAGAGAAAATCCACATGGaagacatgcaagctccacacagcagGAAATTCAGTTGGACATCAACCCCAGGAACTGTGAGGCTGCAGTCCTTAATCCACACCACTGTGCTGTCCAAATGGTCACTCGTGAATTAAGTGCTTTAAGAGCTACAGTATCATTAATTCCCCATTCTGAATGCAGGAACTTGTGCTTTCATAGATTTTAATTATCACTAATCCTCTCCCACATGACATTAACTGAGAAAACAACACTGGACTTGGAATATTTCAGTCTAGGGCCCAGATATTTTCCTCTAATTGCTcagaaaaatgtaatctttAATCTGGGAGAtcaaatctgaaatgaaaaaaaatatctcatGACAAAGAGCAAGAGTAACCAAACATTCAGCTTTGCAATGAAACTATTTGTCTCGTTATCTAATTTAGACCACCCCTGACCTGCACTACTGGAGGATGTCACTGCTGGTATTAGTACTAATCCAGCTCATGACTATCTGAAGCACTGGGCTTCAATTTCAGTTCTTGTCGCCATGATTCCTAAACCCTGAGGATAAGGTCTatggaaagaaaataattaatgatgtcttctgtaatTGATACTTGAGTGATTCAATCAGCAGCTCGTTATGGTTCACAATTTAACACCTGGTTAGACAGGTGTGTGTAGGAGTTGAAGCCCAGCAGTCTTGAGTATATAAAGGCCACTGTGGGGGGTTTATACCATACATGAGGTTTGTGTGATCACTCATCAACATGGAAGGGAGagggtgtgtgttgtgtttgctTGTAGGATTCTTTCTAGGTAAGGTTTGGGTTTCTTACTTTGACTAAAAGGAGCAGCATAAAGGCAGATGGGAGGATTAACTGCATGCTGCTAGTATTTAAGGATTTCAGTATAGGCATTTGATCTTGAGTATAGATGCTGCCTGAGTGTTAAATCCATGACATGGATGTTTGTGTGCTCTCAAAGTTCTGCAAACCTTTGATTCTCTGTGTATGGAGCTCTGTTCACTTGTGGTTGTTGCTGATTCATTAACACCCTATTGGCTTGTTTCTTCTGTCCTCGTATATTGACTTAGTCCCTCCGTGTCGGATGCTCATGATCCTATGTTGCCCTCCGCCCAGGCTGCTTCCACATGATCATTGACCCAGTGGTGTCCTCTCCTTCCCAGTGGCTGTGGCTGAAGCCCTGCAGTGTCGGGCTGTGCCTGGCAGTCTGAAGCAGGTAGATGCTGGTGCTGGAAGGGTGTGTGGAGTCGACAATGCAGACAACCTGGTCAGCTACCAGGGcaacagctgggtctctctggcCATGAAGGGGAAACATGTGagtgtggggccagcagggctcTGGAGTGTGAGTCTCGCAAGCCTTGTGTTCAAGTGGCTTCGGGGGAGGTGGATCCAAGTACAGCCAGGTGAGGCTGCAGCTGATCTATATGGGTTAGAAATGGTAGCTTTCAAGTTTATCCATAGTTAGTGGCTGCTTTCAGCCAGAACATCTTTCATTCCTCAAGTGTTCATGACCAATACTGAGGAATGAGCACTGCACTGCCCCTGCTGAGAATAGCTGTTTCTTGCTCTCCTCTGCAGGCTCCCTCATCCAGATTGATGCTGGTGGAGACAAGTTCGTGGTTGGTGTCAATGCTGCCAATTCCATCTTCTGCCTGAACAGCGGGCCTGTGCTGCAGTATGCTGGCCAGGGCAACATCCCCTGGATTCCTGTTGTGGGCTCCCTCAAGTACTATTCCTGTGGACCTTTTGGCTGCTGGGGAGTGAACAGGTTGGACCAGATCTTCGTCAAGCTGGATGTGAGTGGGGATTCCTGCAAAGGCTCTGACAGGTGGTACCCCATTCAGGGCTCCCTGTCCCTGGTGGAGGTGGGCTCAGATGGCAGTGTGTATggggtgaacaggaatggagtggTCTTCAAGAGGTGAGCTGGGGGAGGGTTTAATGCACATGGTTGCATGAATGACTGTCCTAATTCTAGGCTGCTCTAACCCTGTTCCTTTTCCTGCAGGCTTGGTGTTGATGCCTGTAACCCCTTTGGCAGGAGCTGGTGGGCTCTAAGGGCAGCTGGTGTGGCCAGGCATGTGTCCTATGACCGAGGAATCCTCTGGGTTGTGTGCAAAGATGGCCGAGTCCAGAGGTGCCAGGTCTGAGCAGCCTGTGTGGTCTGGTCCTGAGTGGAAAGTGACAGGCATGAGTGGGCTGCATGAAGGATTCAGAGTGGAATGAGGCATTAATGCCCGTCTTGGGTTTTCTCTGTGCTGCAATAAAAATGCCTGAAAAACCCTGTTCTTCTGTGGTGTCTAATTCTGTAGCTTCAAATTGGTTAATGAACTTAAAACCAGTCTTCCTGATTTAATGAGGAAGACTACCTGGCATGTCCCATTAGGCATTAATATCCACACCTGAAAGCCCTCTACTCACATGGCCCTTTGCCTGAAAGATAATGAAACACCTAGTCTCTTTCCACAGTGGCTTAGTCCCAGTTTTGTGCATGACTGGATTAGCTAGAGTGCCCCCATGTTTCTTGGGGAGCATCACTGATCGGTCTTTTCCAGTGGCCCTAAACAGGGATGTAAGTTGAGGCTGTGACTGGGGTCCTCAAGGCCTTTCACTCTCTTAACCCTAAACCACTTCAGTGTAACACTTGTTCCCATA contains:
- the LOC138225240 gene encoding fish-egg lectin-like, with the translated sequence MEGRGCVLCLLVGFFLVAVAEALQCRAVPGSLKQVDAGAGRVCGVDNADNLVSYQGNSWVSLAMKGKHVSVGPAGLWSVSLASLVFKWLRGRWIQVQPGSLIQIDAGGDKFVVGVNAANSIFCLNSGPVLQYAGQGNIPWIPVVGSLKYYSCGPFGCWGVNRLDQIFVKLDVSGDSCKGSDRWYPIQGSLSLVEVGSDGSVYGVNRNGVVFKRLGVDACNPFGRSWWALRAAGVARHVSYDRGILWVVCKDGRVQRCQV